The genomic segment ATTTATTAGTATTCGCTACAAATACATTGTAATCTGGAAACAGGAAAATGTCAAGCGGCCCGGCGATTGATGCGGCACGGCGATTGACTATATTTCTATGATGCCTTTTGCCTTGTTCATGAGAGCCGCGTTCAGACAGCATATCCAGTTTTTAAGGTGCTTCGGAAGAAGAAAATGAGTATAGACATAAGCCGTGGCGGCTTCCGCAAATTTTTCCCTCATTTCGCCGCTCGCAAAGATCTGGCTTATCCTGTAAGCCGCGCCGGGCGCTGTCTTAACGAGGAATCCGTTTATCCCGTGCAGGATCTGGAGCGCTATGCCCGAAGAATCCCTCGCCACGACAGGCGTCCCCTTCCATAAGGCCTCCGCAACCGTCAGGCCGAAGCCCTCCCTGGAAGACATCTGCAGGCAGACATCGGCCATGCGCTGAAAAGCGTTTATATCAAAAGGGCTCTCGTCGGTGACGGGAATGTTCAGCACCTTGATATCCTCATCCCCGCCGGCCGCGTCCAGCACTTCCTTATATATCTCTTCGCCCTCGGGGTCATCATCCGCGTATGAACCGGCGAGAACAAGAACCGAAGGATACATTTTGTTGACGATCCTGTAGGCCTCTATCGCCCCGAAAGGATCTTTCAGGCGGTCAAAACGCCCTATCTGAACAATTATTTTCCTGTCATCAGCGATGCCGTATTTTTTTCTCACCCCATCGATCCTGTCCAGGCTCATATCAACATTTTTAGCGGCGAGAGGGTCTATGGTCGGCGGAAAAATAAACTGCCTGATCTTAAGCTCTTTGGCGTAGCCCGGGCAGTGGAAAATAGCCGCGTCAAACATGGACACATATTTCTCAAGGCTCTTCCATGTGGCATCGGTTGAGGTGGAAAGGTCTATATGGCATCTCCATATCCATTTGCCGCCGAACTCTTTCCTGAATTTAACGAGCGGCAGCGGCTGCGGGTCGTGCACCACATAGACATCCGCGCCTTTTATGAGAGTGTCTTTCTGCGCAAAAACATTTTTTTCAAAATAAGCATAATCATCCTCGTCCAACTGATCGTCGGC from the Candidatus Omnitrophota bacterium genome contains:
- a CDS encoding glycosyltransferase codes for the protein ADDQLDEDDYAYFEKNVFAQKDTLIKGADVYVVHDPQPLPLVKFRKEFGGKWIWRCHIDLSTSTDATWKSLEKYVSMFDAAIFHCPGYAKELKIRQFIFPPTIDPLAAKNVDMSLDRIDGVRKKYGIADDRKIIVQIGRFDRLKDPFGAIEAYRIVNKMYPSVLVLAGSYADDDPEGEEIYKEVLDAAGGDEDIKVLNIPVTDESPFDINAFQRMADVCLQMSSREGFGLTVAEALWKGTPVVARDSSGIALQILHGINGFLVKTAPGAAYRISQIFASGEMREKFAEAATAYVYTHFLLPKHLKNWICCLNAALMNKAKGIIEI